The following proteins are encoded in a genomic region of Parabacteroides pacaensis:
- a CDS encoding M16 family metallopeptidase, giving the protein MKKLNFIVCWLFCTAFAYQLSAQEQMKPLPVDPQVRYGKLDNGLTYYIRHNEQPKDRADFYIAQRVGSMQEEDSQAGLAHFLEHMAFNGTKNFPGKSMINYLETIGVRFGENLNAGTGFDETVYNITNVPTTRQGIIDSCLLILHDWSNAISLDGEEIDKERGVIHEEWRTRGDAQMRLWEQQLPAMYPGSKYADRLPIGKMEVVDNFKHDELRNYYKKWYRPDLQAIIVVGDINVDKVEAQLKKIFADVPAPVNPAKREMYPVPDNDKPLVSVATDKEAPSTILYIFYKHDVMPQEMYATPMGLVRDYIRQVASQMINSRFNELTQKANPPFVYAMGTDGNFMVSKTKDAWTLAAVAKEGEIDEALTALVNEAQRIKKYGFTQSEYERARTNVLKRYESQYKERDKQKNNTYVNEYVSHFTDGGYIPGIETEYTMLTQIAPNLPVEEVNRYVQALLTDKNIVIALTGPEKEGLTYPTPEQLLADYYAAQKQEVEPYEETVSKEPLVSNLPEPGKIISIKENPVFGTTEIVLSNGIKVNLKKTDFKEDEILLTATSPGGSSLFNEDDLVNIKAFNSVMDLSGLGNFTSVDLGKKLAGKKVYVGTSLGNDQEKVSGSVSPKDMETLFQLLYLTFTAPYKDEEAFNSFKNRMEAQMKSMELNPMVSFSDTLNATIYDSNPRTTRLKADEINKIDYDRILKMYKERFGNASDFIFTFVGNIHTDSIKPYLEQYLGSLPTQNKTEKANEKEAPVYHKGKKTVHFKRSMETPKAAVINIYSGNMDRTLENLITSTMLKQILDIVYVEKVREDEGGTYGVSVGANISSFPEGQAMLQTYFDTDPAKREKLNNIVHTELKRIADEGPRQADFNKTKENMLKKHTEQLQENGYWLSVLDNYYTDNFDFLTQYNDILNAMTPEKIKAFADNLIKQGNMVEVVMEPETNTK; this is encoded by the coding sequence ATGAAAAAGCTAAATTTTATCGTATGTTGGCTGTTCTGCACAGCTTTTGCATACCAACTTTCTGCGCAAGAGCAGATGAAACCTCTTCCGGTAGATCCGCAAGTAAGATACGGAAAACTGGATAACGGCTTAACTTATTACATCCGGCACAACGAACAACCTAAAGACCGGGCGGATTTCTACATTGCCCAGCGGGTAGGCTCCATGCAAGAAGAAGATTCCCAAGCCGGTTTGGCACATTTTCTGGAACATATGGCTTTCAACGGGACTAAAAACTTTCCGGGTAAAAGTATGATCAATTATTTGGAGACCATAGGAGTCCGTTTTGGGGAGAATTTGAATGCAGGAACCGGATTTGACGAAACAGTATACAATATTACCAATGTACCTACTACTCGCCAAGGTATTATAGATTCCTGTTTGCTTATCCTCCACGACTGGTCTAATGCTATTTCTTTGGACGGAGAAGAGATCGATAAGGAACGAGGCGTCATCCACGAAGAATGGCGTACGCGGGGAGATGCCCAAATGCGCCTCTGGGAACAACAGCTTCCCGCTATGTATCCAGGTAGCAAATATGCTGATCGTCTCCCTATCGGTAAAATGGAAGTAGTAGATAACTTCAAGCATGATGAATTACGTAATTATTATAAGAAATGGTATCGTCCGGATTTACAAGCCATTATTGTTGTAGGAGACATCAACGTAGATAAAGTAGAAGCGCAGCTTAAAAAGATTTTTGCTGATGTACCCGCTCCGGTAAATCCGGCAAAAAGAGAAATGTATCCGGTACCGGATAATGACAAACCGCTCGTATCCGTGGCAACCGATAAAGAAGCGCCTAGCACAATTCTTTACATTTTCTATAAGCACGACGTAATGCCGCAAGAAATGTATGCTACCCCTATGGGGCTTGTCCGGGATTATATTCGGCAAGTAGCTAGCCAAATGATAAACAGCAGATTTAACGAATTAACGCAAAAGGCAAATCCTCCTTTCGTATATGCCATGGGAACAGATGGCAACTTTATGGTTTCTAAAACTAAAGATGCCTGGACTCTAGCAGCTGTAGCAAAAGAAGGAGAGATTGACGAAGCTCTTACTGCTTTAGTAAACGAAGCCCAACGAATAAAAAAATACGGATTTACCCAGTCTGAATACGAACGTGCCCGCACGAACGTACTGAAACGTTACGAATCTCAGTATAAGGAACGTGATAAACAAAAAAATAATACCTATGTAAATGAATATGTAAGCCATTTCACGGACGGAGGATATATTCCGGGCATAGAAACAGAATATACCATGCTTACACAAATAGCCCCCAATCTTCCTGTGGAAGAAGTTAACCGGTATGTACAGGCTTTACTGACTGATAAAAACATTGTAATTGCATTAACAGGTCCCGAAAAAGAAGGACTTACTTATCCCACTCCCGAACAATTGTTAGCAGATTACTATGCGGCCCAAAAACAGGAAGTGGAACCTTATGAAGAAACGGTTTCTAAAGAACCTTTGGTAAGTAACCTTCCGGAACCAGGTAAAATTATATCGATCAAAGAAAATCCTGTTTTCGGAACTACGGAGATCGTTCTTTCCAATGGTATCAAAGTCAATTTAAAGAAAACGGATTTTAAAGAAGATGAAATCTTACTAACCGCTACTAGTCCAGGTGGAAGCAGCTTATTCAACGAAGACGACCTGGTGAATATCAAAGCTTTCAACAGTGTAATGGATCTAAGCGGTTTAGGTAATTTCACCTCCGTAGATTTAGGTAAGAAACTAGCCGGTAAAAAAGTATATGTAGGTACTTCTCTGGGAAACGACCAAGAAAAAGTAAGCGGTTCTGTTTCTCCTAAAGATATGGAAACTCTCTTCCAATTACTCTACCTTACTTTTACAGCTCCTTATAAAGATGAAGAGGCTTTCAACTCTTTCAAAAACCGGATGGAAGCTCAAATGAAAAGTATGGAATTAAATCCGATGGTTTCTTTCAGCGATACATTAAATGCGACTATTTATGATAGTAATCCTCGTACTACTCGCTTAAAAGCAGATGAAATCAACAAGATCGACTACGATCGTATCCTGAAAATGTATAAAGAACGTTTTGGAAATGCTTCTGATTTTATCTTTACTTTCGTAGGAAACATTCATACCGACTCCATCAAACCCTATTTGGAACAATACCTGGGCTCATTACCGACTCAGAACAAAACGGAAAAAGCAAATGAGAAAGAAGCGCCGGTATACCATAAGGGGAAAAAGACCGTACACTTTAAACGTTCCATGGAAACTCCCAAAGCGGCCGTTATCAATATATATTCCGGAAACATGGATCGGACATTGGAGAACTTGATTACCAGCACGATGTTAAAACAAATTCTCGATATTGTTTATGTAGAAAAGGTAAGAGAAGATGAAGGTGGTACCTACGGGGTAAGCGTAGGAGCCAATATTTCTTCTTTCCCGGAAGGACAAGCTATGTTGCAGACTTATTTTGATACGGATCCGGCTAAGAGGGAGAAGCTAAACAATATTGTTCATACCGAACTCAAACGTATTGCCGATGAAGGTCCTCGTCAAGCAGACTTTAATAAGACAAAAGAAAATATGTTGAAAAAACACACTGAACAATTGCAAGAAAACGGGTATTGGTTAAGTGTGTTGGATAATTATTATACTGATAATTTCGATTTCCTCACTCAATACAATGATATTTTGAATGCTATGACTCCGGAAAAGATAAAAGCTTTTGCCGACAACCTTATCAAACAAGGGAACATGGTAGAAGTAGTCATGGAACCGGAAACAAATACCAAATAA